AATTGCAGTTTAGATTACACTGAAAAATTCTGAAAGCAAATTAAAAAGAAATCTCCATTTTAATGAATGAAGTCCTCAGATATTCCACTAAAACAATTCCAAGCAGAATTTACTGTAGAATTTATCAAAAGTAAATCCTATGGATGAAAGAGAACACCAACAACTTCTACTACATTTGAAATTTGTTACGCAAGATTCTGCTCACGATCAGTTTGCTGGACACAAGAGATACTCTTACGATCTTGGTTATGATGGGGTGTCAAAAAGTTGTATTTAGGTACCCAAAAACCCTCATGAATGTTAAAAATTTTCTTAATAGACAACAAAATATAAAGGACAAACATGTAAAGGAACTGCTTTAGTTATGAAAAAAATGTTTTGGATTGGACACCATTCCACATTGGTAATTATCCCAGAGACACAAGAAGAAAAGTTCCATAACTTACTCTAGATATTAAAAAACCTCTTTTTAAATACTAAAAACCTTCTACTATTGAGTGGATATGAAGTtagcaaataataatattttactgATCACTAATAAGTAATAAGTAACAACATGAATGTTTTAGGATCATGCACATGAGAAAAGAAGCTTCAAGATTGCCATCTGGAAGGAATAAGTTCACTACAATTGCCATCTTCACATTGTTATTTTCAAACAAAGAACTTTCACTCAATAATGTCACCGTATTAGATACCCATCAGGAGAAATGTGCTACCAGCAAACAGATCCATCCATTATTACTATTTACTATAGATGTATATATGCATTGAAATAGAGACCTATCTACATTTTactataaatgtatatatgtagaTGGAAGGTATTCACCAACTAGATATTGTACACACCACGCTTAAGTCAGATacataatttcattaaaaatacattattttGAAAACCCAACAGAAAGACTTGTCACTTCGTACCTAATTCCTTCTCGTTGGAAAGGTAGAAGTTTTGATTCAACATAGCTTGGCATCCTGTCATATAGATCTTCTTAAAAGACAAATTAGTATTGAGACAGAAAATGTTATAAGAGAACAACATAACAAGAAATGAAGAGTGACGGCTATATTCAACAATTTCAGTACCTATATGTGAAGGACTTTAAAagcaattttttaaaaaataattattagactagtatataataataatgaattttgAAGATTATGCATCATGTCCACAGAAATAAAATGATGCCATGATACACACTTTAAAAAGGCTCTCTGATGACAAGAAATGGGTCAAAAAACAAACAccaaaatattaatgtaattaaaaAAAGAAGGATCCAACAGAACGAAGGACCAATTCTAATTTGTAACTTGAAGATTGAAGTTTCAGTTTCAGTTTATCTTCTATGCATGCTTGAGAAATGTCATTTTCGTTAAGAGACAAACATGCTAGACAAATCTGTGGTAtagaaaaataacataaaaatatgATTACATCATTGCATTTCTCATTCAAAGCTTAAATTTTGCTTCAAATGCAAGAATAGTACAGACATAACCCACACCTCTTGTGCACATGTAATCCATATTCTTAATGGAACTCTTCTTTACATGTACCTCGTAGATCTGGAACAGCAGATGCAGCAGCAAGGGCACGTCGGACTAATGGATCAAGCTTTTGAACCTGGAAGACATGTGCTTAAATGAGTTAATTATtgcttatttgaaaaaaaaaactaatgttAATTATGAATTCCTATCCGTGAGATATGTCACTGGTTCAAAAGGTGAAAGACCACAAGATGGACCATAATTGAAACAATTTATCCGGTTTGATATTATTTCATTGATTAAATGTATTACAGAACAATATCATAAGCAAAGAGCTACAACACGAGGAGCTAACCTCAACATCCACACCAGCCACCGCGTTAAGAACTTCCTCAGCCACATCCAAGGATGATGGAGGGAACATCCATAGTCTAATGTTTACCATTTGAAGGAACATAAAATGTAAAGACAATTAGTAATCCTACCAAACTTAATGAACCCAATCAAACTCCATGAAAGTATCATGAATGTGTCGATACCTTTCCTTTCCATGCCAGCTAGCCTTTGGGATCTTATGAAATGCGTCTACAAGTAACTAGAATGAACCCATAACAACAACAAATAGTTCTAATGAATTGTCTTTTGAATATACATCAAAGACTTCAGGTGATATGCCAATACAATACCGGATGATAATTGAACTTTGCCGCGATAACACCACTGGCATGAAGACAAAGTCTGACACAGAGCTTGGACTGAGGAAAAGTGGTGTCTTTCCCTGGAAAGACATACCACAGTAAATCAGAATCATGAGACTTAACTGAAGAGAAAGAGCAAAGAAGTATCTAAAAGCTCAAGATAAAACTCTTCAGATAGTGGTCAAACAGATTCACATACCAGTTTCTCTGGATGCATCCGTTGAAGATAGACCTAGCGCAGGAAAGGTTTCAACCTAGATAAGAGGAATTAGGCAAATAAGCAACTCACAAATTAGTTATGGAACTTGGCATTGATGGTGGTATATCAGGAGATGAAACATTTTCCAACTTGATGCCTATCTTGTGAGCCCTCCAAAATCAAAAAATACAGAAGAAATAAATCAGTTTAAAAACAATGGATAAATGGCATTCCATGCCATCAATGCAATATCTGTCTTTTGTGATATAGAAAAAtgaattcaaaaaaattaaggCAAGATAAAAAGCAGCCGTAACAGAGTTACAGACAACAATAAAGAGagataatatattatcttttCGCCAAATATATTGTAAATTGCAGAAATTGAGAATAGTTTCTGTGCTTTGAATTTATAAAGTGTCACAGAGTTTAAGAAATTGAGAATAGTTTCTGTGCTTTGAATTTATATATTGTAAATTGCAGAAATttacattcttcttcttcttcttcttcttcagagaTCTTAGTACTATGACTTCAACAAATAGGAAATCCATCGTGAAAACTTTGTGAAGATAAAGAATATACAAATATAAAGAAATTTTATATGTGGTATAAAATGATAGACAAGAGAATGCCATCAAGAAAAACTGTTGAAGGACCCATTTGCTAGCTGCAAAAGGAAGTAACTAAGTCCTATCCCTATGAAAGCATCCAAACATAAAAAATGAAGATATCCTCGGATTCTGTGATCCATCTTTGAACTGATATTTATCATGTGGCCAGCACAGCAACATTCTCTAAAGACAAAAAAGAAATCAACCAACCTCAAACTGTTACCTTCATATTTCTAATTCTTCTCTACCAGTGAAAATAACCCTTAGTGTTATAAATGCACGGATGACCTTTACTTTGCACTTGGTTGAATTTATACTTCACACACAAAAGAACAAGATGTCCGATAGTTCTCGTATCAATACTCAATAAAAAACTTCCCAAAATTTCATTAATCAAGTCAGATGTGAAGCTGATGAGACCAGAGCATCCCCATCAAGTGTAGTGAGGGAAAAACAGGTATATCATTAGTAGCAAGAAAATACGTGCATATTTCAGTCATCAATGCAATTGTTGATGGAATCTTCATCACGTGAACCTTTTAGCCCTTCCTTCTCTATTATTCTGCTGACCTTTCATAACAAGTTAAAGCACAAGTCAACAAATTTGTGGATGAAGTAACCTATGTAGCACCAAGTTTGCAGACCACTTGATTCTTGATATGAATATGTAAGCTATTCAACCGACAATTTAGCTTCTTTGTCAACCAAGCAGGTCAAGCAGAACACTAAAGAAACTAAAATTTTCATCAACtaggaaaaggaaaaataaaaataaaagactaACAGATCATGCAATTGGTGTCAGAATATTCATTGGATGAACCTTCCCTTCCTCCTTCATTTAGCAGTCTGCTGAACTTTCAGATCaagatagagcaaaaatcaaaaaAGAAATTGTAGATGAAGTAATCTATACAGCAACGAGTTTGCAACCGTAAGGGCAGGCACGCAGaccatttgattcttgatatgtaTATGTGGCGATCCAACCGATAATATAACATTTATGTATCCTTGTCGACAAAGAAACCATTCAAGTCAAGCAGAACATCAAAGAAACTCGAGTGCTAGGAGAAAGAGAGCAAAATAATAGCAAATCATGCAATCGCAAGAACCTCCTATCCCTGCCTCATTCATCATTCTGCTGACCTTTCAGATTGAGTTAGAGCAGAAAGTAACCAATACAGCACCGAGTGCATAACACTGGGGGCAGCCAAACTTATATTTTTGCTTCTTTGTCGACCAAGACACCAAAGAGGCTATTGAGAACATTACATAATCGTGAAACTTCCCTCGATGAGTAAAGGAAAACGCaagaaagagaataaaaaaatcaaatcattACCTTTTGGTATCGTGATTCCGAGGAGTTTCTCGAGAAAGGCTGCTCGGGGGACACGGAAGGTGGGTTCATGCGGCTGGAGGCTTTGGACGgcaggggagaagaagaagaagaggaggagggggcgACGCTGACGgatgcggaggaggaggaggctttcCTCTCGGAGATCTTCTTGATGGCGTCTTCCTCCAAGAAGTTGAGCTCCTCGGCGCTGAGGCCCCAATCGTCCAACTCCTCCATCTCGCCGCCGCTCCACGAAAACCCTCTCGCCGTGGCTATTGGGAGTGAAATATGGGAACGTTTGAAGCATTAGACATAAATCAGGAAACGACGGGGGGTTATTTGCAAAATCCGAATCGAATGTGTTTCATGTTTTGCAAAAGTACCCTTCACATATGCTTATTTGCACATTAAAAGATGCGTTGCctgatttttgttatttataatctGAACTTTAAATATTTGTAAGTTATCACTTCAtaaatatagacatatatatttttttatttgataatctaataccaataaaattattttcacTCCTTTgctataaccttttttttttctccttcttcttcattttctcctctcctcttcctcctaatCACCAAAgatgataaataattataaataataaataataaaatagaatGATCTAAATATGGAAGAGTATgatattagaaatattttttatatttgtttatatgatttaattttttttagggtTATGTAGATTTAGAGTATCTTAGAAGACATTATTTTCTGAGTTAATCAGAAGTGGTCATATTTTGAGTCTCTCCAAAATATTCAAAgttttatcttttaaatattttataaaatatttaaaatataatattttttaaatgattcaAAAATATACAGAATATATCATTTTTCAGGTAATTATTAGAAGTCAAATGTTCGGATTaatattatgaatattttatatctTAAAATTCTGAATGTATAACATTAACTATTTTTTTCCTCTTCAGATGTTAGtagaaattaataatataaatgttCAACTCATAATATTTATTCTATTTTTaagattatatattatataataaccCAAAAAACTTCATATTTTAAGTCAGAAGTATTAGCCCAAAAGATGTAATGTTTTGAGCTATTACAAACTACTGAAacagaaaatatcatttttggaGAATTCATAGAACactcaaaatatgatattttgtGTGGTGAGTCAAGAAAAGCttaaaatatatcatattttagtgGGTGGGGAATGTTGACAATACAGGGGCTgtagagaaggaaaaaaagataagGGTACAAATAAAAATAAGAGGAATTATAACTAGTAAAAAGGAGGTTTTAAATAGTAGCCTCCTCAAACAGACTGATCCTGTTTACTTATAGTTCATTATTTATCACTCaaaaattatcattaaattaTTGTTtggtatttaaaatattattttcatctaTTAAGAAATTGAAATAGAACAAATAAATGATTTATATCCTGCTCAAATttcaaactaaatgagaaaatttgTGATGTAATATGTTTTTTATATATCTCGAAATTAATATTATGTTAATGACAATATTGTATCATTTTATAGCTGTGATATCTGTGAGGAGTATGAGAAAGCCATTATGAGCTTAAGAACATAATATTTTCTTAAGCACTCAAATTCATTGCATGAAGAAGAACTATATAATGTGTTTCAGAACTCtttatcaaaaatgatatttCATTTCCTCTTGCATTATTCCACTGCTATAATATCTATGCACAAAATATTATATGTGTCTGTTTCCTGCATCAAAGCATGCTGTGACTATGTCGAATGAAACACCAAGAAAGCTTAGCCTATCCAAGCGACTTGAGTTGAGGCTGTCGATGACACTTGAAGAACCTGCATGCCCTTCTAATTAAGAGAGAAGGTGGTGCAGGGCTTGGGGAGCTGAGGAGATCCAGGCACCATGTGAGCCCCGGCAGAGGGCACATTGCTACCGCCGGCTCCGGTTGAACTTGTCGGAGCTCCCATAATGGACGTGATGGCGGCGGTCAAGGCCGCGGTGAAGTTTGGATCGGTGGTGATCGCGGCAGTAACACTCTCGACCACCGCTTGCTGCCGCGGTCCGTGCTGCAACGTCTGCGGCCCGACCATGCTCGGTAGCTTCTGCGGGAGGCCGTATATGGGGAAAGGCATCTGGAGCGGGGACACCGTAGGGTGGGCCCGCTGCAGCAGCTGCTGGATCGGGTTCGCGGATTTCGTCAGGTCGAGGGTGATGGTGGGAAACGAGGTGGAGGCGGAGAGAGTAGCCATGGTGGAATCATAGAGTATGTGAGGGTGCAGAAAGCCGTTGGCGGAGGCGACGAGCGAGTCCTTGCTGGTGGTAGAGCCGGAGAGTAGCATGGCCGCGGCCGCCGACGTGGTGTTCGCCATGGCTTTTGCGGCGGGAGGAAGAGGATGGTTGTGCTTGCCTTCATAGGTGGTTATAAGTACCGTCTTGTCCTCGGCATATCTCTGCACCTATTGCATTCATGCAGACAACCATCAGTAGAATTAATGGCTTTACATGTTGACTAAAAGCATGAAATGGGCATTGATCGACAAGCTATTATGCAGATGCATTTGATCAATCACATGattcgttcttcttcttcttcttttcttcttatgtCACTCTTAGGTAGAACCAACAAAGTGCAATAAGAAAAACGATAAGCTCGTAAGTAGCCATGACCTTTCTCTAGATGCGATCATGAACTCAGAATTGCTTGCCCTACCTGCTTCCTAACTGGGCATCCGGTAGCCATGGTACAGCGATAGTAGGCCCGAGGACAGGGATTGCCCTTAGCCATCTTCTGACCATACTTCCTCCACTGACAGCCGTCACTGATCTAGAAACCACAACAATCTCTTTAGTTCTACAAAACCACAGTTCAACAGTGCTACTGAGATCGATCGTTCTGTGTTTGTGTTACCATTGGTGCATCCGATCGAGCACGCACCGAGACTCTCGCTCTCCGGTTTGAGAGGTCAGATGGTGTAGCAGCACTGCTTGTTTCTTGCGTTAGATTGGGGTTCTCTGAGGAGCCATCAACCTGAGAGTGCTGTGTTTCTGCGGATGGAATGATGCCTCGATcactggagattatgttgagcgaAGAGGAGTGTTCTCCGTCGCCGTCGTCGGAGTTTCCGTGGATCATCCGCATGCGAGCCGGTCCATGTTCCATGATTTGGTGTGCTGATGATTCTCCTTGTCTTGCCACACTGGTCTTGCCATCCTTTTGAGAAGGAATCAAACACCTCAAGTGACGGACAAAGATGAATTTGCAGAGATGGATTCTCTTGGTTCTTTATGATATGGATTCTTTTAGGATTTTGGTGGACAAGATTCAGACAAGACAACATGGTAAACGATAGGAATAGGGTTCCCAAATAGAGGATGAAAAGAGAAAAACCTGCCATCGGTAGATCTCGTGTTCTTTCTGTTGCACCGCTGGAAGAAGCTGACTGTGTAGGGCAGTGTAACTTTCTGTGAGCTGATCCAGCATGCTTCTTAATCTCCGGTTCTCATCCCTGACTCGGTTTAGCTCGATCCGAAGCGCAGAAAACTGCGACTGTGGTGTTAAGAATAAGTACATGCAGATTCAAAGAATCAAATTCCTCTAACACGCAACAAAGATCCTATATATCTTATAGATCCAGGAAAGTCAAATTAAGAGTTGACCTCCCATGGTGCACAAAACAGGAAACCCATATCGGTCTAAGAAAAGCTAACAACTCACCTTGtgttttgattcctcctcctcgACGACGACTTGGCTGGCCTGAGAATTCACTGTTAGAAGGTACAATCCAGTCTGGACAGCAGCAAAgagaagccctcatcatcaattcTACACTTTGGATAATAACCCTCATATAATTAACCATGCAGTTAATTTGTACGCGGATCTTATAATCTCTATCTATTTCTAGAAACTAAACGAGTGCAAGTAATGGCAGAGTAGGATCCCTAAGAACTCCATGACCTCGATTCAACACTCTGTTAGCTTACGTTGACAGAGGCGCCTCCACGAGCCAGCGcgttttcctcctcttcctcatggCCTTTAGGTGACGCAACGCCGGCTCCAGCTTCAGT
This Musa acuminata AAA Group cultivar baxijiao chromosome BXJ1-2, Cavendish_Baxijiao_AAA, whole genome shotgun sequence DNA region includes the following protein-coding sequences:
- the LOC135608917 gene encoding transcription factor WRKY5-like isoform X3, translating into MDRPQDMALLRLRNPIKEVDFFSQNGRQDVTEAGAGVASPKGHEEEEENALARGGASVNTGLYLLTVNSQASQVVVEEEESKHKSQFSALRIELNRVRDENRRLRSMLDQLTESYTALHSQLLPAVQQKEHEIYRWQDGKTSVARQGESSAHQIMEHGPARMRMIHGNSDDGDGEHSSSLNIISSDRGIIPSAETQHSQVDGSSENPNLTQETSSAATPSDLSNRRARVSISDGCQWRKYGQKMAKGNPCPRAYYRCTMATGCPVRKQVQRYAEDKTVLITTYEGKHNHPLPPAAKAMANTTSAAAAMLLSGSTTSKDSLVASANGFLHPHILYDSTMATLSASTSFPTITLDLTKSANPIQQLLQRAHPTVSPLQMPFPIYGLPQKLPSMVGPQTLQHGPRQQAVVESVTAAITTDPNFTAALTAAITSIMGAPTSSTGAGGSNVPSAGAHMVPGSPQLPKPCTTFSLN
- the LOC135608917 gene encoding transcription factor WRKY5-like isoform X2, coding for MDRPQDMALLRLRNPIKEVDFFSQNGRQDVTEAGAGVASPKGHEEEEENALARGGASVNTGLYLLTVNSQASQVVVEEEESKHKFSALRIELNRVRDENRRLRSMLDQLTESYTALHSQLLPAVQQKEHEIYRWQDGKTSVARQGESSAHQIMEHGPARMRMIHGNSDDGDGEHSSSLNIISSDRGIIPSAETQHSQVDGSSENPNLTQETSSAATPSDLSNRRARVSVRARSDAPMISDGCQWRKYGQKMAKGNPCPRAYYRCTMATGCPVRKQVQRYAEDKTVLITTYEGKHNHPLPPAAKAMANTTSAAAAMLLSGSTTSKDSLVASANGFLHPHILYDSTMATLSASTSFPTITLDLTKSANPIQQLLQRAHPTVSPLQMPFPIYGLPQKLPSMVGPQTLQHGPRQQAVVESVTAAITTDPNFTAALTAAITSIMGAPTSSTGAGGSNVPSAGAHMVPGSPQLPKPCTTFSLN
- the LOC135608917 gene encoding transcription factor WRKY5-like isoform X1, yielding MDRPQDMALLRLRNPIKEVDFFSQNGRQDVTEAGAGVASPKGHEEEEENALARGGASVNTGLYLLTVNSQASQVVVEEEESKHKSQFSALRIELNRVRDENRRLRSMLDQLTESYTALHSQLLPAVQQKEHEIYRWQDGKTSVARQGESSAHQIMEHGPARMRMIHGNSDDGDGEHSSSLNIISSDRGIIPSAETQHSQVDGSSENPNLTQETSSAATPSDLSNRRARVSVRARSDAPMISDGCQWRKYGQKMAKGNPCPRAYYRCTMATGCPVRKQVQRYAEDKTVLITTYEGKHNHPLPPAAKAMANTTSAAAAMLLSGSTTSKDSLVASANGFLHPHILYDSTMATLSASTSFPTITLDLTKSANPIQQLLQRAHPTVSPLQMPFPIYGLPQKLPSMVGPQTLQHGPRQQAVVESVTAAITTDPNFTAALTAAITSIMGAPTSSTGAGGSNVPSAGAHMVPGSPQLPKPCTTFSLN